NNNNNNNNNNNNNNNNNNNNNNNNNNNNNNNNNNNNNNNNNNNNNNNNNNNNNNNNNNNNNNNNNNNNNNNNNNNNNNNNNNNNNNNNNNNNNNNNNNNNNNNNNNNNNNNNNNNNNNNNNNNNNNNNNNNNNNNNNNNNNNNNNNNNNNNNNNNNNNNNNNNNNNNNNNNNNNNNNNNNNNNNNNNNNNNNNNNNNNNNNNNNNNNNNNNNNNNNNNNNNNNNNNNNNNNNNNNNNNNNNNNNNNNNNNNNNNNNNNNNNNNNNNNNNNNNNNNNNNNNNNNNNNNNNNNNNNNNNNNNNNNNNNNNNNNNNNNNNNNNNNNNNNNNNNNNNNNNNNNNNNNNNNNNNNNNNNNNNNNNNNNNNNNNNNNNNNNNNNNNNNNNNNNNNNNNNNNNNNNNNNNNNNNNNNNNNNNNNNNNNNNNNNNNNNNNNNNNNNNNNNNNNNNNNNNNNNNNNNNNNNNNNNNNNNNNNNNNNNNNNNNNNNNNNNNNNNNNNNNNNNNNNNNNNNNNNNNNNNNNNNNNNNNNNNNNNNNNNNNNNNNNNNNNNNNNNNNNNNNNNNNNNNNNNNNNNNNNNNNNNNNNNNNNNNNNNNNNNNNNNNNNNNNNNNNNNNNNNNNNNNNNNNNNNNNNNNNNNNNNNNNNNNNNNNNNNNNNNNNNNNNNNNNNNNNNNNNNNNNNNNNNNNNNNNNNNNNNNNNNNNNNNNNNNNNNNNNNNNNNNNNNNNNNNNNNNNNNNNNNNNNNNNNNNNNNNNNNNNNNNNNNNNNNNNNNNNNNNNNNNNNNNNNNNNNNNNNNNNNNNNNNNNNNNNNNNNNNNNNNNNNNNNNNNNNNNNNNNNNNNNNNNNNNNNNNNNNNNNNNNNNNNNNNNNNNNNNNNNNNNNNNNNNNNNNNNNNNNNNNNNNNNNNNNNNNNNNNNNNNNNNNNNNNNNNNNNNNNNNNNNNNNNNNNNNNNNNNNNNNNNNNNNNNNNNNNNNNNNNNNNNNNNNNNNNNNNNNNNNNNNNNNNNNNNNNNNNNNNNNNNNNNNNNNNNNNNNNNNNNNNNNNNNNNNNNNNNNNNNNNNNNNNNNNNNNNNNNNNNNNNNNNNNNNNNNNNNNNNNNNNNNNNNNNNNNNNNNNNNNNNNNNNNNNNNNNNNNNNNNNNNNNNNNNNNNNNNNNNNNNNNNNNNNNNNNNNNNNNNNNNNNNNNNNNNNNNNNNNNNNNNNNNNNNNNNNNNNNNNNNNNNNNNNNNNNNNNNNNNNNNNNNNNNNNNNNNNNNNNNNNNNNNNNNNNNNNNNNNNNNNNNNNNNNNNNNNNNNNNNNNNNNNNNNNNNNNNNNNNNNNNNNNNNNNNNNNNNNNNNNNNNNNNNNNNNNNNNNNNNNNNNNNNNNNNNNNNNNNNNNNNNNNNNNNNNNNNNNNNNNNNNNNNNNNNNNNNNNNNNNNNNNNNNNNNNNNNNNNNNNNNNNNNNNNNNNNNNNNNNNNNNNNNNNNNNNNNNNNNNNNNNNNNNNNNNNNNNNNNNNNNNNNNNNNNNNNNNNNNNNNNNNNNNNNNNNNNNNNNNNNNNNNNNNNNNNNNNNNNNNNNNNNNNNNNNNNNNNNNNNNNNNNNNNNNNNNNNNNNNNNNNNNNNNNNNNNNNNNNNNNNNNNNNNNNNNNNNNNNNNNNNNNNNNNNNNNNNNNNNNNNNNNNNNNNNNNNNNNNNNNNNNNNNNNNNNNNNNNNNNNNNNNNNNNNNNNNNNNNNNNNNNNNNNNNNNNNNNNNNNNNNNNNNNNNNNNNNNNNNNNNNNNNNNNNNNNNNNNNNNNNNNNNNNNNNNNNNNNNNNNNNNNNNNNNNNNNNNNNNNNNNNNNNNNNNNNNNNNNNNNNNNNNNNNNNNNNNNNNNNNNNNNNNNNNNNNNNNNNNNNNNNNNNNNNNNNNNNNNNNNNNNNNNNNNNNNNNNNNNNNNNNNNNNNNNNNNNNNNNNNNNNNNNNNNNNNNNNNNNNNNNNNNNNNNNNNNNNNNNNNNNNNNNNNNNNNNNNNNNNNNNNNNNNNNNNNNNNNNNNNNNNNNNNNNNNNNNNNNNNNNNNNNNNNNNNNNNNNNNNNNNNNNNNNNNNNNNNNNNNNNNNNNNNNNNNNNNNNNNNNNNNNNNNNNNNNNNNNNNNNNNNNNNNNNNNNNNNNNNNNNNNNNNNNNNNNNNNNNNNNNNNNNNNNNNNNNNNNNNNNNNNNNNNNNNNNNNNNNNNNNNNNNNNNNNNNNNNNNNNNNNNNNNNNNNNNNNNNNNNNNNNNNNNNNNNNNNNNNNNNNNNNNNNNNNNNNNNNNNNNNNNNNNNNNNNNNNNNNNNNNNNNNNNNNNNNNNNNNNNNNNNNNNNNNNNNNNNNNNNNNNNNNNNNNNNNNNNNNNNNNNNNNNNNNNNNNNNNNNNNNNNNNNNNNNNNNNNNNNNNNNNNNNNNNNNNNNNNNNNNNNNNNNNNNNNNNNNNNNNNNNNNNNNNNNNNNNNNNNNNNNNNNNNNNNNNNNNNNNNNNNNNNNNNNNNNNNNNNNNNNNNNNNNNNNNNNNNNNNNNNNNNNNNNNNNNNNNNNNNNNNNNNNNNNNNNNNNNNNNNNNNNNNNNNNNNNNNNNNNNNNNNNNNNNNNNNNNNNNNNNNNNNNNNNNNNNNNNNNNNNNNNNNNNNNNNNNNNNNNNNNNNNNNNNNNNNNNNNNNNNNNNNNNNNNNNNNNNNNNNNNNNNNNNNNNNNNNNNNNNNNNNNNNNNNNNNNNNNNNNNNNNNNNNNNNNNNNNNNNNNNNNNNNNNNNNNNNNNNNNNNNNNNNNNNNNNNNNNNNNNNNNNNNNNNNNNNNNNNNNNNNNNNNNNNNNNNNNNNNNNNNNNNNNNNNNNNNNNNNNNNNNNNNNNNNNNNNNNNNNNNNNNNNNNNNNNNNNNNNNNNNNNNNNNNNNNNNNNNNNNNNNNNNNNNNNNNNNNNNNNNNNNNNNNNNNNNNNNNNNNNNNNNNNNNNNNNNNNNNNNNNNNNNNNNNNNNNNNNNNNNNNNNNNNNNNNNNNNNNNNNNNNNNNNNNNNNNNNNNNNNNNNNNNNNNNNNNNNNNNNNNNNNNNNNNNNNNNNNNNNNNNNNNNNNNNNNNNNNNNNNNNNNNNNNNNNNNNNNNNNNNNNNNNNNNNNNNNNNNNNNNNNNNNNNNNNNNNNNNNNNNNNNNNNNNNNNNNNNNNNNNNNNNNNNNNNNNNNNNNNNNNNNNNNNNNNNNNNNNNNNNNNNNNNNNNNNNNNNNNNNNNNNNNNNNNNNNNNNNNNNNNNNNNNNNNNNNNNNNNNNNNNNNNNNNNNNNNNNNNNNNNNNNNNNNNNNNNNNNNNNNNNNNNNNNNNNNNNNNNNNNNNNNNNNNNNNNNNNNNNNNNNNNNNNNNNNNNNNNNNNNNNNNNNNNNNNNNNNNNNNNNNNNNNNNNNNNNNNNNNNNNNNNNNNNNNNNNNNNNNNNNNNNNNNNNNNNNNNNNNNNNNNNNATCCCCTTTCCATATCTTTTCGCAAAAATATATTATCAAAAGGGACTGCAAAGGTACTGCTTTTTTAATTATATGCAAAATATATCGCAAATATTTTTTAATCTTTTTTCAAATAAACAGGTATATCGCTGATTTAGTGAATACTAAATTTGTAAAAAAACTATTAAAAATCCACCGGGATGGCAAAACAATAAACAAAACTACTCAAAAAAAGAAAAAACAACAGGATAAATGGACCGTAACTACTTAAACAAGGAAAATAAGGGGTGCCCCCATAAGTGCAAAAAAACCGCCTCCATAAAAAGAAGGCGGATGAGAAATATGTAATTTAAAGTGGTATAATTACCTCACAAATTTGGTAGATTTACCATTAATGCGGATAATATAGGCTCCATGTTCCAAATCACGTGAATAACTTCCGTTAGCTTTGTTTTTTTCAATTAATCTGCCATTGATGCTATACAATTCAATATCAACAGTGCCGTCAAATGTTGCTGTAATACCTGTTGCTGTACGCATAATACGAACATCTATACCTTTCACAGCACCAAGTCCTGTAGATATTTGAGAGACAAATCTTGCTATTTCATCACTCATTAAAGGATAAATAGCCCAACGGTTGTCGCGTGCGGAACCATCTGTATTTACTTCCCAGTTAGGATCGGCTAAATCAGTAGTGTAATATTTATATTCAGTATTAGAATATATTACACTCGTAGAACCATCTCCTATCGTACCTGTATAAGAAACAGCATTAGTAGCAGATTTGATCCGCTGTGCGGGTACAGTTAACGGAGTAGAAGATGCTGTTAAAGCTACCGGAGCTGTCCAACTATCCCAACTACCTTTTACATATAGATTAGTAGGTATACCACCATTAATACTAACATTTAATTTGAGTTTTGGAACAGCTTTCCAATAAGTTACAACATCAGCAGCATTATAAATATGGTTATCGGCTACCGTTAATGGGTTAACACTTGTAGCTTCTTGATATTCCCAATTCCCAATATGACAGAGATATTTATATTCTATATCATTTGGTGCTAAAAATGTTCCTGTAAATTCATAAGGATTGGCTGTTGAGGTTAATTCCAGTGGTTCATCAATATCCCAGAACTTACCCGTGAATGAACCCGCAAGGTAAACATGCTCTGTACCTTGAGGAGCTGTTACTGTAAATGTTTTTGTTTGATTAATATCATAAGGTTCGTGAGCACCCATATATACATTAGGCGTATGGCGTACGTTGCCAAAAATATCTGTTGTAATAGGAGCACCTATTTCAGGTGCAGCTAATTCAAGGTCATAAGTTGAAACTCCTGAAAGAGACAAATCACTAACACTTGCAAAAGTAACATCTTTTGATATAGAATTTGCATCATTACCAGTATTAGCTGTTTGAAAATCTGCAAAGGTCGCATAAGTTCCATAACCTCCGGTACCTTGAAAACGAGCATTCAAGTTTCCTGCTTTTAAATAAAAATCATTATAACTGGAAGCATCTGTTGACAAACCACCACGAATCAACTGATTATAACAACCATCTTCATCACTTATGATAATATTATTTTTTATTTCCGGACTACCAGCAGCAATATTAATTGCACAATATGCTCCTTGTGCATCAGTTGGATCTTCAATATTCGTAGGTTTATTGGTTAAAGAATTTAGTAAAAAGGTATTATTCCATATTTTACAAGTACTACCACAACGTATTGCTTGAAGCATAGTTTCGCCCGCAGTTGCATTTGTTTTATCAAATCCTGTAAAGAAATTATTGTAGATATTCCAGGTACCACCACCACTGGCTATAATAGCACGCATTCCGTAAACCCCAGAATATTTATTTCCAGATTTTAATTCAATAAATTTATTGTTAAAAATATTCACATTACCTGTAATTCCCGAATTTCCCATTATTGCAGAACTCAACACACCATCTGCTGATTGATTAATATGAAATTCGTTTCCATTAATTTCAAGTCCATCTTGATAGTATGTAAAAATTCCTCGAGTACGAGCTTTTATTATATTATTTTTGATAACAACACCTGTTCCTACTCCTCCTGTAGGGGTAGCATTAGCATACATTGCAATACCTTGAGACGCAGTATTTTGAACACAGGTTATATCATTGTTTTCTATAAGTATATTAGAAGGCATCTTTTTATTTCCATACGAAGTATTAACACGCATATAAATACCATAATTGCTTGAACCTGTTGATGCTCCAACATGATGTATAATACAATTTTTTATTTGAACATTCGAACAGTCATCAATTAATAAAAATGGTCCATTGAAGCCACTATGTGTGGTTGAAGTTGCTATTGTTAATTGTCTTGTCGAACCACCTACAGCATATCCGTCAATCACTAAATTTTTAGACGCCACCAAATCACTCCAAGCTAGCCCCATTCCAATACCAAAACAAAACGCTCCTGAAGGGCCGG
The genomic region above belongs to uncultured Paludibacter sp. and contains:
- a CDS encoding exported hypothetical protein (Evidence 5 : Unknown function), whose protein sequence is MRKITLFFVALFITSVSFGQMSGTYKVGASEVAPNYTLLSAAVTDLNTLGLNGDVVLEISSDITETVNIGLINISNYTITIRPDSDTPRTITFNKSSDNAGPSGAFCFGIGMGLAWSDLVASKNLVIDGYAVGGSTRQLTIATSTTHSGFNGPFLLIDDCSNVQIKNCIIHHVGASTGSSNYGIYMRVNTSYGNKKMPSNILIENNDITCVQNTASQGIAMYANATPTGGVGTGVVIKNNIIKARTRGIFTYYQDGLEINGNEFHINQSADGVLSSAIMGNSGITGNVNIFNNKFIELKSGNKYSGVYGMRAIIASGGGTWNIYNNFFTGFDKTNATAGETMLQAIRCGSTCKIWNNTFLLNSLTNKPTNIEDPTDAQGAYCAINIAAGSPEIKNNIIISDEDGCYNQLIRGGLSTDASSYNDFYLKAGNLNARFQGTGGYGTYATFADFQTANTGNDANSISKDVTFASVSDLSLSGVSTYDLELAAPEIGAPITTDIFGNVRHTPNVYMGAHEPYDINQTKTFTVTAPQGTEHVYLAGSFTGKFWDIDEPLELTSTANPYEFTGTFLAPNDIEYKYLCHIGNWEYQEATSVNPLTVADNHIYNAADVVTYWKAVPKLKLNVSINGGIPTNLYVKGSWDSWTAPVALTASSTPLTVPAQRIKSATNAVSYTGTIGDGSTSVIYSNTEYKYYTTDLADPNWEVNTDGSARDNRWAIYPLMSDEIARFVSQISTGLGAVKGIDVRIMRTATGITATFDGTVDIELYSINGRLIEKNKANGSYSRDLEHGAYIIRINGKSTKFVR